In Lactobacillus sp. PV012, one genomic interval encodes:
- the leuS gene encoding leucine--tRNA ligase yields the protein MYNHKVVEKKWQKYWADHDSFKTTQDPAKKNYYALDMFPFPSAKGLHVGHPEGYTATDVMARMRRAQGYNVLHPMGWDAFGLPTEQYALKTGEDPAKVTDENIANFKRQLNKLGFSYDWDREVRTSDPNFYKWTQWVFEQMYKKGLAYEAEVPVNWSPDLGTVVANEEIVDGKTERGGFPVYRRNMKQWMLKMTAYADRLLEDLDDLDWPEPVKEMQRNWIGRSVGAQVTFKVKNSDKTFDVFTTRPDTLFGVSYTVLAPENKLVQEITTPEQKEAVDAYIKKIESKSDLERTDLNKDKTGVFTGAYAINPVNGKEVPIWISDYVLASYGTGAVMAVPAHDDRDYAFAKKFDLPINQVIEGGNLEKEAFTGNDKHINSDFLDGLNNDEAKKRMVQWLEEHNVGKQKVNYKLRDWDFSRQRYWGEPIPVIHWEDGTTSLVPEDELPLRLPHATNIKPSGTPESPLANLTDWVNVVDENGRKGKRETNTMPNWAGSSWYYLRYIDPHNDQELADYDLLKQWLPVDLYIGGAEHAVRHLLYARFWHKVLYDLGVVPTKEPFQRLYNQGLILKDHEKMSKSKGNVVNPDDVIEEYGADSLRMYEMFMGPLDASIDWDDNGPASTKKFLDRVWRLMVNDLDLKAIPSENIVDENDGTLDKVYNQTVKKVTEDFEALHFNTAISQMMVFMNEAQKAKKIPREYAEGFVKLLAPVAPHMMEEIWSILGHDESITYAKWPTYDESKLVESTVEIMVQVNGKLRGKFEAAKDAAKDDLEKQALALPHVQKFLEGKDVKKVIVIPNKIVNIVAK from the coding sequence ATGTACAATCATAAAGTTGTTGAAAAAAAGTGGCAAAAATATTGGGCAGATCATGATAGTTTTAAAACAACTCAAGATCCAGCTAAGAAGAATTACTATGCTTTAGATATGTTCCCATTTCCTTCAGCAAAAGGTCTTCATGTGGGACACCCTGAAGGTTATACTGCTACAGATGTTATGGCACGTATGAGACGGGCTCAAGGCTATAATGTGCTTCACCCAATGGGTTGGGATGCATTTGGTCTTCCTACAGAACAATATGCCTTAAAGACTGGTGAAGATCCAGCTAAAGTTACCGATGAAAATATTGCTAATTTTAAGCGTCAGCTAAATAAGCTTGGCTTTTCCTATGATTGGGATCGTGAAGTTAGAACTTCTGACCCTAATTTCTACAAGTGGACTCAATGGGTTTTTGAGCAAATGTATAAAAAAGGCTTAGCTTATGAAGCTGAAGTTCCTGTTAACTGGTCACCAGATTTGGGAACTGTTGTTGCTAATGAAGAAATTGTTGATGGTAAAACTGAACGTGGTGGTTTCCCAGTATATCGTCGTAATATGAAGCAATGGATGCTTAAGATGACTGCTTATGCAGATAGATTGCTTGAAGATTTAGATGATTTGGATTGGCCAGAACCTGTTAAAGAAATGCAAAGAAACTGGATTGGTCGTTCAGTTGGAGCACAAGTAACTTTCAAAGTTAAGAATAGTGACAAGACTTTTGATGTTTTTACTACCCGTCCGGATACTTTATTTGGTGTAAGTTACACTGTATTAGCTCCAGAAAATAAATTAGTTCAAGAAATCACCACTCCTGAACAAAAAGAAGCTGTGGATGCTTATATTAAGAAAATTGAATCAAAATCAGATCTTGAAAGAACAGATTTAAATAAAGATAAGACTGGAGTCTTTACTGGTGCTTATGCAATTAATCCAGTAAACGGTAAAGAAGTTCCAATTTGGATTTCTGACTATGTGTTAGCAAGTTATGGTACTGGTGCGGTTATGGCAGTTCCTGCTCATGATGATCGTGATTATGCATTTGCCAAAAAATTTGATTTGCCAATTAATCAGGTAATTGAAGGTGGTAATCTTGAAAAAGAAGCCTTCACGGGTAATGATAAGCACATTAACTCTGATTTCTTAGATGGGTTAAATAATGATGAAGCTAAAAAACGTATGGTGCAATGGCTTGAAGAACACAATGTTGGTAAGCAAAAAGTTAATTACAAGCTTCGTGATTGGGACTTCTCTCGCCAACGTTACTGGGGTGAACCAATTCCTGTAATTCATTGGGAAGATGGAACAACTAGTTTAGTACCAGAAGATGAACTTCCACTTCGTTTACCACATGCCACTAATATTAAGCCTTCTGGTACGCCAGAAAGTCCTTTAGCTAATTTGACAGATTGGGTAAATGTAGTTGATGAAAATGGACGTAAGGGTAAGCGTGAAACTAATACGATGCCAAACTGGGCTGGTTCATCATGGTACTACTTACGCTATATTGATCCTCACAATGATCAAGAATTAGCTGATTATGACTTACTTAAACAATGGTTACCAGTTGACCTTTACATTGGTGGTGCGGAGCACGCAGTTCGTCACTTGCTTTATGCTAGATTTTGGCACAAAGTTCTTTATGATTTGGGAGTAGTACCAACCAAAGAACCATTCCAACGTCTTTATAACCAAGGGTTAATTTTAAAAGATCATGAAAAGATGTCTAAGTCTAAAGGTAATGTTGTTAACCCAGATGATGTGATTGAAGAATATGGTGCAGATAGCTTAAGAATGTACGAAATGTTCATGGGCCCATTGGATGCTTCAATTGATTGGGATGATAATGGTCCAGCTTCCACTAAGAAGTTCTTAGATCGGGTATGGCGCTTAATGGTTAATGATCTTGATTTAAAGGCTATTCCAAGTGAAAATATTGTTGATGAAAATGATGGGACTTTAGATAAGGTTTATAACCAAACTGTTAAGAAAGTAACTGAAGACTTTGAAGCTCTCCACTTTAACACTGCTATTTCTCAAATGATGGTCTTTATGAATGAAGCTCAAAAGGCTAAAAAGATTCCACGTGAATATGCAGAAGGGTTTGTTAAATTATTAGCCCCAGTTGCTCCACACATGATGGAAGAAATTTGGTCAATTCTAGGTCATGATGAATCTATTACCTATGCAAAATGGCCAACTTATGATGAAAGTAAGTTAGTTGAATCAACTGTGGAAATCATGGTTCAAGTAAATGGTAAGTTACGTGGTAAATTTGAAGCTGCTAAAGATGCTGCTAAAGATGATTTAGAAAAGCAAGCTCTTGCATTACCACATGTTCAAAAATTCTTAGAAGGAAAAGACGTTAAGAAGGTTATCGTAATTCCTAATAAGATTGTCAATATTGTGGCAAAATAA